Proteins encoded in a region of the Pseudomonas viciae genome:
- a CDS encoding RnfABCDGE type electron transport complex subunit D yields the protein MPLPEPMDERLQQAMKRVLLATLPGVLALLWFHGWGVALNLLLSGLTALAVEALVLRVRRRPLMPELSDGSALVSATLLALALPAYCPWWLTVTAAACALLFGKHLWGGVGSNPFNPAMLGYALVLVAFPAHMSHWPAPHGVGLLEGLQQVFGMQTAPDAWAGATALDSLRTNRSLTIDELFANDPAFGRFGGRGIEWINLAFLAGGLFLLQQRVFSWHAPIGMLASLFIVSLLCWNGSGSDSHGSPLFHLFTGATMLGAFFIVTEPVSGAKAALARLLFGAGVGLLVYLIRTWGGYPDGVAFAVLLMNLGVPALERFAEARQRRQLT from the coding sequence ATGCCGCTCCCTGAGCCCATGGACGAACGGCTGCAGCAAGCGATGAAGCGAGTGCTGCTGGCGACGCTGCCTGGCGTGCTGGCGTTGCTGTGGTTCCATGGCTGGGGCGTGGCGCTCAATCTACTGTTATCCGGCCTCACCGCCCTGGCGGTCGAAGCCTTGGTGTTACGTGTGCGGCGCCGGCCTCTCATGCCTGAACTGAGCGACGGCAGCGCGCTGGTCAGCGCCACGCTGCTGGCCTTGGCCCTGCCGGCGTATTGCCCCTGGTGGCTGACCGTCACGGCGGCCGCCTGCGCCTTACTGTTCGGCAAGCACCTGTGGGGCGGTGTCGGCAGCAACCCGTTCAACCCGGCAATGCTCGGGTACGCCTTGGTGCTGGTGGCGTTCCCCGCCCATATGAGTCATTGGCCCGCGCCCCACGGCGTGGGTTTGCTTGAAGGCTTGCAACAAGTGTTCGGCATGCAGACGGCGCCCGATGCCTGGGCCGGAGCGACCGCGCTGGACAGTCTGCGAACCAACAGGAGCCTGACCATCGACGAATTGTTCGCCAACGATCCGGCGTTCGGGCGTTTCGGTGGCCGAGGTATCGAATGGATCAACCTGGCGTTTTTGGCCGGCGGTCTGTTTCTGCTGCAACAACGCGTGTTCAGTTGGCATGCGCCAATAGGCATGCTGGCCAGCCTGTTCATCGTCAGTTTGTTGTGCTGGAACGGCTCGGGCTCCGACTCCCATGGCTCACCGTTGTTTCATCTGTTCACCGGCGCAACCATGCTCGGCGCATTTTTCATCGTGACCGAACCGGTCTCGGGCGCCAAAGCCGCGCTCGCACGGCTGCTATTTGGCGCAGGCGTGGGGCTGCTGGTTTACCTGATCCGAACGTGGGGTGGTTACCCTGATGGCGTAGCCTTTGCGGTGTTGCTGATGAACCTCGGTGTACCAGCACTGGAGCGGTTTGCCGAGGCGCGACAACGGCGGCAACTGACATGA
- the nth gene encoding endonuclease III produces MNAAKRLEIFRRFHEDNPEPKTELAYSSPFELLIAVILSAQSTDVGVNKATAKLFPVANTPEAIHALGVEGLSEYIKTIGLFNSKAKNVIETCRLLIERHGSEIPQTREALEALPGVGRKTANVVLNTAFRQLTMAVDTHIFRVSNRTGLAPGKNVVEVEKKLMKFVPKEFLLDSHHWLILHGRYVCLARKPRCGSCRIEDLCEYKHKTSDD; encoded by the coding sequence ATGAACGCCGCAAAACGCCTGGAAATATTTCGCCGTTTTCACGAAGACAACCCGGAACCGAAAACCGAACTGGCCTACTCCTCGCCATTCGAGTTGTTGATCGCGGTGATTCTGTCGGCCCAGTCCACTGACGTCGGCGTCAACAAAGCCACGGCCAAACTGTTTCCGGTGGCCAACACACCGGAGGCGATCCATGCCCTGGGCGTCGAAGGGCTGTCCGAATACATCAAGACCATTGGCTTGTTCAACAGCAAGGCGAAAAACGTCATCGAAACCTGCCGCCTGCTGATCGAGCGCCACGGCAGTGAAATCCCACAGACTCGCGAAGCGCTGGAAGCCCTTCCAGGCGTGGGCCGCAAAACCGCCAACGTCGTGCTCAATACTGCGTTTCGTCAGTTGACCATGGCGGTCGACACCCACATCTTCCGCGTCAGCAACCGCACCGGGCTGGCGCCGGGTAAAAACGTGGTGGAGGTGGAGAAAAAACTGATGAAGTTCGTACCCAAGGAATTTCTCCTGGACTCTCATCACTGGCTCATTCTCCATGGGCGATACGTGTGCCTGGCACGCAAGCCCCGCTGTGGCAGCTGCCGAATCGAAGACTTGTGCGAATACAAGCACAAGACCTCCGACGATTGA
- a CDS encoding response regulator transcription factor has product MNKVLIVDDHPVIRLAVRLLMERHGYEVVAETDNGVDALQLARELAPDIVILDIGIPKLDGLEVIARLTVNPSPLKVLVLTSQAPGHFSMRCMQTGAAGYVCKQQDLTELLSAIKAVLSGYSYFPNQALHTVRSSLGNASESDMVDRLSGREMMVLQQLARGKTNKEIADGMFLSNKTVSTYKTRLLLKLNARSLVDLIELAQRNGLV; this is encoded by the coding sequence ATGAATAAAGTGCTGATCGTGGATGATCATCCCGTCATTCGTCTTGCTGTACGTCTACTAATGGAGCGTCATGGTTATGAAGTGGTTGCCGAAACGGACAATGGTGTCGATGCCTTACAACTCGCCCGTGAACTTGCGCCCGACATTGTCATCCTGGATATCGGTATTCCGAAACTGGACGGGTTGGAGGTTATCGCGCGCCTGACTGTCAACCCTTCACCGCTGAAAGTATTGGTGCTTACCTCCCAGGCGCCCGGGCATTTTTCGATGCGCTGCATGCAAACGGGCGCGGCCGGTTATGTATGCAAGCAACAGGACCTCACGGAGTTGTTGAGTGCGATAAAGGCAGTACTGTCCGGTTACAGCTACTTTCCCAATCAGGCATTGCATACGGTGCGTTCGAGTCTTGGCAACGCCAGCGAGTCCGATATGGTGGACCGTTTGTCTGGGCGAGAGATGATGGTTCTGCAGCAACTGGCGCGCGGAAAAACCAATAAGGAAATTGCCGATGGGATGTTTTTAAGCAACAAGACGGTCAGTACTTACAAGACGCGCTTGTTGTTGAAACTCAATGCACGCTCGCTGGTCGATCTGATCGAGCTGGCGCAGCGCAATGGGTTGGTGTGA
- a CDS encoding Rnf-Nqr domain containing protein, with protein MTEFALTLFSAALINNLVLHWPLGVDPLLATNARRQVHALGLATACLMLIVGTLGYLLDHWLLAPANLTSLRLLAWLSLSVLLIGPVLRLLARWLPALPFEGLWPLLLGNAGILGVTLLNSQDDQGLGQAIALSLGGGLGFWLVLSLFDDLRQRTFNNDIPLPFRGLPIQLISAGLMAVAFLGLRGLVKT; from the coding sequence ATGACCGAATTTGCTCTCACATTGTTCAGCGCCGCCCTGATCAACAACCTCGTGTTGCACTGGCCGCTGGGCGTCGATCCACTGCTGGCGACGAACGCCAGAAGGCAAGTACACGCCTTGGGCCTGGCGACGGCGTGCCTGATGCTGATTGTCGGCACCTTGGGCTATCTGCTGGATCATTGGTTGCTGGCTCCGGCAAACCTGACATCCCTGCGGTTGCTTGCATGGCTGTCCTTGAGCGTGTTGTTGATCGGGCCAGTGCTGCGTCTGCTGGCGCGCTGGCTGCCGGCATTGCCGTTCGAGGGCCTGTGGCCACTGTTGCTTGGCAATGCCGGCATACTGGGCGTCACGTTGCTCAACAGCCAGGATGACCAGGGCCTGGGCCAGGCCATCGCCTTGAGCCTGGGTGGCGGGCTGGGATTCTGGCTGGTGTTGAGCCTGTTCGATGATCTGCGCCAGCGCACCTTCAATAACGATATTCCCTTGCCCTTTCGGGGCCTGCCGATTCAGTTGATCAGCGCCGGACTGATGGCGGTGGCATTTCTCGGTTTGCGCGGGCTGGTCAAAACATGA
- a CDS encoding PA3496 family putative envelope integrity protein, with translation MSAGKEQLDVEDDFIAVEADDAEPVVVEVAKTNLSKRRTIDNLLEERRLQKQLADYDFDL, from the coding sequence ATGAGTGCTGGCAAAGAACAACTGGATGTAGAAGACGATTTCATCGCCGTTGAGGCTGACGACGCGGAACCTGTGGTCGTGGAAGTGGCGAAAACCAATCTGAGCAAACGCCGCACCATTGATAACCTGCTGGAAGAGCGCCGCTTGCAGAAACAACTGGCCGATTACGATTTTGACCTCTGA
- the rsxB gene encoding electron transport complex subunit RsxB: MSLIQRIDALLPQTQCGKCGHPGCKPYAEGIAQGEPINKCPPGGRETIAALADLMKIPVLELDASRGPAPAQIAFIREAECIGCTKCIQACPVDAIVGAAKLMHTVLIDECTGCDLCVAPCPVDCIEMRPLPMANVLPIVGGLAFSPEAQQARAAKRNHARRRFEQRNARLRREEEQRQAERLARTQRAAQAPTQTLDPVQAALERVRAQKAASADAALKKAKVDLAMSRAQLNKSLKAFGHPPTFEQQSQLILLQRQFEAAEQALAQLESNPSPSAAAPAPAQNAELKRAKIQLAMRRAELSKARAAAASVEHLQALEQAVKDAEHQVDAHAAP; encoded by the coding sequence ATGAGTCTGATTCAACGTATCGACGCCCTGCTGCCGCAGACCCAATGCGGCAAGTGTGGCCACCCCGGGTGCAAGCCCTACGCCGAGGGTATCGCCCAGGGCGAGCCGATCAACAAATGCCCGCCCGGCGGGCGTGAAACCATCGCGGCCCTGGCCGACCTGATGAAAATACCGGTATTGGAACTGGACGCCAGCCGTGGTCCAGCCCCCGCGCAGATCGCCTTTATCCGTGAAGCTGAATGCATCGGTTGCACCAAGTGCATTCAGGCATGTCCGGTGGACGCGATTGTCGGCGCGGCGAAGTTGATGCACACCGTCCTCATCGACGAATGCACCGGCTGCGATCTTTGCGTGGCGCCCTGCCCGGTCGATTGCATCGAGATGCGGCCCTTGCCGATGGCGAACGTGCTGCCGATTGTCGGCGGCCTGGCCTTCAGCCCCGAAGCGCAACAAGCGCGAGCTGCCAAGCGTAATCACGCCCGGCGGCGTTTCGAACAGCGCAATGCGCGGCTGCGGCGCGAAGAAGAGCAGCGCCAGGCCGAGCGTCTGGCCCGCACCCAGCGCGCGGCCCAGGCTCCGACTCAAACCCTCGATCCCGTACAAGCTGCGCTGGAGCGAGTGCGGGCGCAAAAAGCCGCCAGCGCCGATGCGGCCCTGAAAAAAGCCAAGGTCGATCTGGCCATGAGCCGGGCGCAGTTGAACAAATCCTTGAAAGCGTTCGGCCATCCGCCGACCTTTGAGCAGCAGTCGCAATTGATCCTGCTGCAACGCCAGTTCGAAGCCGCGGAACAAGCCCTGGCTCAACTGGAAAGCAACCCGTCGCCGAGCGCTGCGGCCCCTGCACCAGCGCAAAACGCCGAACTGAAGCGGGCCAAGATCCAACTGGCGATGCGCCGGGCCGAACTCAGCAAGGCCCGGGCTGCGGCGGCATCGGTTGAGCACCTGCAAGCGCTGGAGCAAGCCGTGAAGGACGCCGAACACCAGGTGGACGCCCATGCCGCTCCCTGA
- a CDS encoding RnfABCDGE type electron transport complex subunit G, with translation MKKPGGVVILILLISLGIGATYLAQLSTAGRIEAQQQAIANRSLLEVLPAEQYDNQPLAQPVMTDPLALAHSTLLGGYLATRSGQPSAVLLRSQVLGYEGSIQLLIAIDPQGRLLGVKTLRQAETPGLGAAIAGWPNTWLQTFNGKSRQDPDDNGWALKKDRGQFDQLAGATVTSRAVLQAIHDALRYFDEHKAQLTAVASE, from the coding sequence ATGAAAAAACCTGGCGGCGTTGTAATCCTGATCCTGCTGATCAGCCTCGGTATCGGTGCGACTTACCTCGCGCAGCTCAGCACCGCCGGACGCATCGAGGCACAGCAACAAGCGATCGCCAACCGAAGCCTTCTCGAGGTGCTGCCAGCCGAGCAATATGACAACCAGCCATTGGCGCAGCCTGTCATGACGGACCCACTGGCCCTGGCCCATAGCACGCTGCTGGGCGGTTATCTGGCGACCCGCAGCGGCCAGCCAAGCGCTGTGCTGTTACGCAGCCAGGTGCTGGGCTATGAAGGCAGCATCCAATTGCTGATTGCCATCGACCCGCAGGGTCGGTTGCTGGGCGTGAAAACCCTGCGCCAGGCCGAAACACCCGGGCTGGGTGCGGCGATTGCCGGCTGGCCGAACACTTGGTTGCAAACCTTCAACGGTAAATCGCGCCAGGACCCGGACGACAACGGTTGGGCCTTGAAAAAGGACCGCGGGCAGTTCGATCAACTGGCAGGCGCGACGGTGACCTCCCGGGCAGTCCTCCAGGCGATTCACGATGCGTTGCGTTACTTCGACGAACACAAGGCTCAACTGACCGCGGTGGCTAGCGAATGA
- the metG gene encoding methionine--tRNA ligase produces MSEPRKILVTSALPYANGSIHLGHMLEYIQTDMWVRFQKHRGNQCIYVCADDAHGSAIMLRAEKEGITPEQLIANVQAEHSADFAEFLVDFDNFHSTHAEENRELSSQIYLKLRDAGHIATRSITQYFDPEKKMFLADRFIKGTCPKCGTEDQYGDNCEKCGATYAPTDLKDPKSAISGATPVLKDSQHFFFKLPDFQQMLQTWTRSGTLQDAVANKIAEWLDAGLQQWDISRDAPYFGFEIPDEPGKYFYVWLDAPIGYMASFKNLCDRTPELDFDAFWAKDSSAELYHFIGKDIVNFHALFWPAMLEGAGFRKPTGINVHGYLTVNGQKMSKSRGTFIKARTYLDHLSPEYLRYYYAAKLGRGVDDLDLNLEDFVQKVNSDLVGKVVNIASRCAGFIHKGNAGVLVAGNAAPELTDAFLAAAPSIADAYESRDFARAMREIMALADRANAWIADKAPWSLNKQEGKQDEVQAICALGINLFRQLVIFLKPVLPLLAADAEAFLNVAPLTWNDHQTLLSNHQLNEFKPLMTRIDATKVQAMTDASKEDLAASQTDTGAPAGNGELAKDPLSPEIDFDAFAAVDLRVALIVKAEAVEGADKLLRLTLDIGDEQRNVFSGIKSAYPDPAQLEGRLTMMIANLKPRKMRFGVSEGMVMAAGPGGEEIYLLSPDSGAKPGQRIK; encoded by the coding sequence GCCCACGGTTCGGCCATCATGCTGCGCGCGGAAAAGGAAGGCATCACCCCGGAACAACTGATCGCCAACGTCCAGGCTGAACACAGCGCCGACTTTGCCGAGTTCCTGGTGGACTTCGACAACTTCCACTCCACTCACGCCGAAGAAAACCGCGAGCTGTCGAGCCAGATCTACCTGAAGCTGCGCGACGCCGGGCACATCGCCACCCGTTCGATCACCCAGTATTTCGACCCGGAAAAGAAAATGTTCCTGGCCGACCGCTTTATCAAGGGCACCTGCCCCAAATGCGGCACGGAAGACCAGTACGGCGACAACTGTGAAAAATGCGGCGCCACCTACGCACCGACCGACCTGAAAGACCCGAAATCGGCGATTTCCGGGGCGACGCCGGTGCTCAAGGATTCCCAGCATTTCTTCTTCAAGCTGCCGGATTTCCAGCAAATGCTGCAAACCTGGACCCGCAGCGGCACCCTGCAGGACGCGGTGGCCAACAAGATCGCCGAATGGCTCGACGCCGGCCTGCAACAGTGGGACATCTCCCGCGATGCGCCGTACTTCGGTTTCGAGATCCCCGACGAGCCGGGCAAATATTTCTACGTGTGGCTGGATGCGCCCATCGGCTACATGGCCAGCTTCAAGAACCTCTGCGACCGCACGCCGGAGCTGGACTTCGACGCGTTCTGGGCCAAGGACTCCAGCGCCGAGCTGTACCACTTCATCGGCAAGGACATCGTCAACTTCCACGCGCTGTTCTGGCCCGCCATGCTTGAAGGCGCCGGTTTCCGTAAACCGACCGGCATCAATGTCCACGGCTACCTGACCGTCAACGGCCAGAAAATGTCCAAGTCCCGCGGCACCTTCATCAAGGCCCGGACCTACCTGGACCACCTGTCGCCGGAATACCTGCGCTACTACTACGCGGCCAAGCTCGGCCGTGGCGTCGACGACCTGGACCTGAATCTCGAAGACTTCGTGCAGAAGGTCAACTCCGACCTGGTGGGCAAGGTGGTCAACATCGCCAGCCGCTGCGCCGGTTTTATCCACAAGGGCAACGCCGGTGTCCTGGTAGCCGGCAACGCCGCGCCGGAGCTGACCGACGCCTTCCTGGCCGCGGCGCCAAGCATCGCCGATGCCTATGAGAGCCGCGACTTTGCCCGGGCCATGCGCGAAATCATGGCCTTGGCCGACCGTGCCAATGCCTGGATCGCCGACAAGGCCCCCTGGTCGTTGAACAAACAGGAAGGCAAGCAGGACGAAGTCCAGGCGATCTGCGCCCTGGGCATCAATCTGTTCCGCCAGTTGGTGATTTTCCTCAAGCCGGTGCTGCCGCTGCTGGCCGCCGATGCCGAGGCATTCCTCAACGTCGCGCCGTTGACCTGGAACGATCACCAGACCCTGCTGAGCAACCATCAGTTGAACGAGTTCAAGCCGTTGATGACCCGTATCGACGCCACCAAGGTGCAAGCGATGACCGACGCTTCCAAGGAAGACCTGGCCGCCAGCCAGACCGACACCGGCGCGCCGGCCGGTAACGGCGAACTGGCCAAGGATCCGTTGTCGCCGGAAATCGATTTTGACGCCTTCGCCGCCGTTGACCTGCGCGTGGCATTGATCGTCAAGGCCGAAGCCGTCGAGGGTGCCGACAAGCTGCTGCGCCTGACCCTGGACATCGGCGACGAGCAACGCAACGTGTTCTCCGGCATCAAGAGCGCTTACCCGGACCCAGCCCAGCTCGAAGGCCGGCTGACCATGATGATCGCCAACCTCAAGCCACGCAAAATGCGCTTCGGTGTTTCCGAAGGCATGGTGATGGCGGCAGGCCCCGGCGGTGAGGAAATCTACCTGCTGAGCCCCGACAGCGGCGCCAAGCCGGGTCAGCGGATCAAGTAA
- a CDS encoding Rnf-Nqr domain containing protein, protein MNKPWVLTGGLLLVPLIGATNSLAGALGLWLAWVVITLGHGLAMGLVRPRLTAYQRQLASVLLAATLTACAGLAAQAWALELYRPLSLYFGWIALSCVALEHEGGFIEPRLPASLRLAGLFGLWMIGLGALRELIGSNLPLALLAPGGFILLGLLLAACQAWTAAKPHSTIEETPRP, encoded by the coding sequence ATGAATAAACCATGGGTACTGACAGGCGGCCTGTTGCTCGTCCCGCTGATCGGTGCGACAAACTCGCTGGCCGGCGCATTGGGGTTATGGCTGGCCTGGGTCGTGATTACCCTCGGCCATGGCTTGGCGATGGGACTTGTCCGGCCCCGCCTGACAGCGTATCAACGGCAGCTCGCCTCCGTCTTGCTGGCCGCCACCCTGACCGCTTGCGCAGGCCTTGCCGCACAGGCCTGGGCGCTGGAATTGTATCGGCCGTTGAGTCTTTATTTTGGCTGGATCGCCTTGAGCTGCGTGGCACTGGAGCATGAGGGGGGCTTCATTGAGCCCCGCTTGCCTGCAAGCCTCAGGCTGGCGGGGCTGTTCGGCCTCTGGATGATCGGCCTGGGCGCCTTGCGCGAGCTGATCGGTAGCAACCTGCCCCTGGCCCTGCTCGCCCCTGGCGGGTTCATTCTGCTCGGCCTGCTGCTGGCGGCTTGCCAGGCGTGGACGGCCGCCAAACCCCATTCAACCATTGAGGAAACGCCGCGCCCATGA